The Aeromicrobium yanjiei genome includes a region encoding these proteins:
- a CDS encoding NADPH-dependent FMN reductase, which produces MHHSPLIVGLCGNPAPASKTLTLTTEVTAALADLFAGAATEVIDLSTHAERVLVWGDEAVAASRDLLRSADLLVVATPVYKGAYTGLLKAFLDGFDLGELANVLAVPVTVAASPAHALAGPTHLEPVLREIGCLVPGGTLHVPDKIARDADARSVLVAEWISVRTPMLATAGRELVR; this is translated from the coding sequence GTGCACCACTCGCCCCTCATCGTCGGCCTCTGCGGCAACCCCGCACCGGCGTCCAAGACCCTCACCCTGACCACCGAGGTCACCGCTGCCCTGGCCGACTTGTTCGCCGGCGCAGCCACCGAGGTCATCGATCTGTCCACCCACGCCGAGCGCGTCCTGGTGTGGGGCGACGAAGCTGTCGCCGCATCACGTGACCTGCTGCGCAGCGCCGACCTGCTCGTCGTCGCGACACCGGTCTACAAGGGCGCCTACACCGGGCTGCTCAAGGCGTTCCTCGACGGCTTCGACCTCGGCGAGCTCGCGAACGTCCTGGCAGTGCCGGTCACCGTCGCGGCGTCGCCGGCTCACGCGCTGGCCGGTCCGACCCACCTGGAGCCCGTGCTCAGGGAGATCGGCTGCCTCGTCCCCGGTGGCACCCTGCACGTGCCAGACAAGATCGCCCGCGACGCCGACGCCCGCTCCGTCCTGGTCGCCGAGTGGATCAGCGTCCGCACGCCGATGCTGGCGACGGCCGGACGGGAGCTCGTCCGATGA
- a CDS encoding flavin reductase family protein, whose product MTTTQDHLEPQTFRSALASMATPVSVVTTELAGERFGFTANSFTSISMAPPLVGVYIAETASAYRAFMETETVAINILAADQAHVARQFATSGIDKFAGLDFDPDLAGAPVLAGTQVSFVGAIVDRPVIGDHVLLVVAPTRSTMPGPQPLIYHQRSFCQLPSV is encoded by the coding sequence ATGACGACGACGCAGGACCACCTCGAGCCCCAGACGTTCCGCAGTGCCCTGGCCAGCATGGCCACACCGGTCAGCGTCGTCACGACCGAGCTGGCCGGCGAGCGGTTCGGATTCACGGCCAACAGCTTCACGAGCATCTCGATGGCGCCGCCCCTCGTCGGTGTCTACATCGCCGAGACGGCCTCCGCGTACCGCGCGTTCATGGAGACCGAGACCGTCGCGATCAACATCTTGGCCGCGGATCAGGCCCACGTCGCCCGCCAGTTCGCGACCAGCGGGATCGACAAGTTCGCAGGCCTCGACTTCGATCCGGACCTCGCCGGCGCCCCGGTGCTGGCCGGCACCCAGGTCAGCTTCGTCGGCGCGATCGTGGACCGACCCGTCATCGGTGACCACGTGCTGCTGGTCGTCGCGCCGACCCGGTCGACGATGCCGGGGCCCCAGCCCTTGATCTACCACCAACGGTCCTTCTGCCAGCTGCCGTCCGTCTGA
- a CDS encoding ABC transporter ATP-binding protein: MTITAPHKLGSGLREPEIVVTGARRTYELADYSHLVALHDVDVTIEAGSFTSVIGPSGCGKSTLLRIIGGLETLDEGDVTVCGVAPREAAAAKALGLVPQKPALLPWLDIFKNVTLPARVNRRHNRSPLPDMEHLLQKAGLGDAIHKLPSQLSGGMQQRAAIVRAFGLRPDVMLMDEPFSALDEFTREALQEQLLDLWDETKSTVVFVTHSISEAVRLSDRIVVMAPRPGRVVDIIDVDLPRPRSAALIKTPAFHAYEDLVRERLQAAFEKPHHPATEKGRV, translated from the coding sequence ATGACCATCACCGCACCGCACAAGCTGGGCAGCGGCCTCCGCGAGCCCGAGATCGTCGTCACCGGCGCCCGACGGACGTACGAGCTGGCCGACTACTCCCACCTAGTCGCCTTGCACGACGTCGACGTGACGATCGAGGCCGGCTCGTTCACCAGCGTCATCGGGCCCTCCGGCTGTGGCAAGTCCACCCTGCTGCGCATCATCGGGGGTCTGGAGACGCTCGACGAGGGGGACGTGACGGTGTGCGGTGTCGCACCGCGCGAGGCCGCCGCGGCCAAGGCCCTGGGCCTCGTGCCCCAGAAGCCGGCGTTGCTGCCCTGGCTCGACATCTTCAAGAACGTCACCCTGCCGGCCAGGGTCAACCGCCGCCACAACCGGTCGCCGCTGCCCGACATGGAGCACCTGCTGCAGAAGGCCGGTTTGGGCGACGCGATCCACAAGCTGCCGAGCCAGCTGTCCGGCGGCATGCAGCAGCGCGCGGCGATCGTCCGGGCCTTCGGCCTGCGACCCGACGTCATGCTGATGGACGAACCCTTCTCGGCACTCGACGAGTTCACTCGTGAAGCCCTGCAGGAGCAGCTGCTCGACCTGTGGGACGAGACCAAGTCGACGGTGGTGTTCGTGACTCACTCGATCAGCGAGGCCGTACGGCTGTCCGACCGGATCGTCGTCATGGCCCCCCGGCCGGGCCGGGTCGTCGACATCATCGACGTCGACCTGCCGAGACCGCGCAGCGCCGCGCTGATCAAGACGCCGGCATTCCACGCCTACGAGGACCTGGTCCGTGAGCGCCTGCAGGCGGCGTTCGAGAAGCCCCACCACCCGGCGACCGAGAAGGGACGCGTCTGA
- a CDS encoding ABC transporter permease, with protein sequence MTAIELTSKETTRGGQPSLVETSTHLSALAVEAALPAAVRRKRRQKRLAMLHPRFWLPFGVVLVVLGWGWNIGADKMPYLLPPLGDVFGAIKDEPQYFLENAWVTLREALIGLAIGFGVACVLAVVISESGIARRAIMPVAVVLNVTPLVAIAPALVVAFGFGAAPKLILTSLICFFPILINAAVGLSSVDRQVLQVFQTVNASRWEVLRHIRIPSSLPYVFASLQIVFPLSVVGAVVAELSAAGSAAGLGTTIQVATSMNNMAMVWAAIFVLAVMGSLLLLFVTAVERKILHWHESKQ encoded by the coding sequence ATGACCGCGATCGAGCTGACGTCCAAGGAGACGACCAGGGGCGGACAGCCGTCACTGGTCGAGACCTCGACCCACCTGTCGGCGCTCGCCGTCGAGGCAGCGCTGCCCGCGGCGGTACGTCGCAAGCGTCGCCAGAAGCGGCTCGCGATGCTGCATCCCCGGTTCTGGCTGCCGTTCGGCGTCGTGCTCGTCGTCCTCGGCTGGGGTTGGAACATCGGTGCCGACAAGATGCCCTACCTCCTGCCGCCGCTGGGAGACGTGTTCGGTGCCATCAAGGACGAGCCGCAGTACTTCCTGGAGAACGCGTGGGTGACCCTGCGCGAGGCCCTGATCGGGCTGGCCATCGGCTTCGGGGTCGCGTGCGTGCTGGCGGTCGTGATCAGCGAGTCCGGCATCGCCCGGCGCGCGATCATGCCGGTCGCGGTGGTCCTGAACGTGACCCCGCTGGTCGCGATCGCACCGGCGCTGGTCGTCGCCTTCGGCTTCGGCGCCGCGCCCAAGCTCATCCTGACGTCCCTGATCTGCTTCTTCCCGATCCTGATCAACGCCGCCGTGGGGCTCAGCTCGGTCGACCGCCAGGTGCTCCAGGTGTTCCAGACCGTCAATGCCTCGCGGTGGGAGGTGCTGCGACACATCCGCATCCCGAGCTCGTTGCCCTACGTGTTCGCCTCGCTGCAGATCGTCTTCCCGCTCTCGGTCGTCGGCGCCGTCGTCGCCGAGCTGTCGGCTGCCGGATCCGCGGCCGGGCTCGGCACCACGATCCAGGTCGCCACCTCCATGAACAACATGGCGATGGTCTGGGCCGCGATCTTCGTGCTGGCCGTCATGGGCTCGCTGCTGTTGCTGTTCGTGACGGCCGTCGAGCGCAAGATCCTGCACTGGCACGAGTCCAAGCAGTAG
- a CDS encoding ABC transporter substrate-binding protein yields the protein MPSRTRLRSTLAAAAAAATLLTMTACGKDSEGSSSEKAGTAGSAISADRCAANKAAGTITYMSGYYWQASASILEVISADQLGYFEDLCLDVEMQPGPGDTSQNAKLLAAGKVTISPLSEQDVITSNLNGLDITGISSYSNAGLDVLMTTPEITDLTQLKGKNLGHKGWVPMSVSAMLAKAGLEGEAVKQVKVGYDPSILPRGQVDALTAFVSNEPNQLKKAGSEVTVWSPKDFDVPASLGAFAVNPAFAGKHPTAVEDFLRASFKAYTHCADDANVKECIGYQKDLAGAESDSEHETEVWTTETAVVADNPLPGKFGSVDLDNVSALAEVVATSIGADVTGEQAVKWFDNSFADAVVGDDGAVIWPAR from the coding sequence ATGCCCAGTCGCACTCGCTTGCGTTCGACCCTCGCCGCCGCCGCCGCCGCGGCGACCCTCCTCACCATGACCGCCTGCGGCAAGGACTCCGAGGGATCGTCCTCCGAGAAGGCCGGGACGGCGGGCTCCGCGATCTCCGCCGATCGCTGCGCCGCCAACAAGGCTGCCGGCACCATCACCTACATGTCGGGCTACTACTGGCAGGCATCCGCATCGATCCTCGAGGTCATCTCGGCCGACCAGCTGGGCTACTTCGAGGACCTGTGCCTCGATGTCGAGATGCAGCCCGGACCGGGTGACACCTCCCAGAACGCCAAGCTGCTGGCCGCCGGCAAGGTGACGATCAGCCCGCTGTCCGAGCAGGACGTCATCACCTCGAACCTCAACGGGCTCGACATCACCGGTATCTCGTCGTACTCCAACGCGGGCCTCGACGTGCTGATGACCACCCCCGAGATCACCGACCTCACCCAGCTGAAGGGCAAGAACCTCGGCCACAAGGGCTGGGTCCCGATGAGCGTCAGCGCGATGCTGGCCAAGGCCGGGCTCGAGGGCGAGGCCGTCAAGCAGGTCAAGGTCGGCTACGACCCGTCGATCCTGCCCCGCGGCCAAGTCGACGCCCTGACCGCGTTCGTCTCCAACGAGCCCAACCAGCTCAAGAAGGCCGGCAGCGAGGTCACCGTCTGGTCGCCGAAGGACTTCGACGTCCCTGCCTCACTGGGCGCCTTCGCCGTCAACCCCGCGTTCGCCGGCAAGCACCCGACGGCTGTCGAGGACTTCCTGCGGGCCAGCTTCAAGGCGTACACGCACTGCGCGGACGACGCGAACGTCAAGGAGTGCATCGGCTACCAGAAGGATCTCGCCGGCGCCGAGTCCGACTCCGAGCACGAGACCGAGGTCTGGACCACCGAGACCGCGGTCGTCGCCGACAACCCGTTGCCCGGCAAGTTCGGGTCGGTCGACCTCGACAACGTCAGCGCCCTCGCCGAGGTCGTCGCGACCTCGATCGGCGCCGACGTCACCGGCGAGCAGGCCGTGAAGTGGTTCGACAACTCGTTCGCCGACGCCGTGGTCGGCGACGACGGCGCCGTCATCTGGCCGGCACGCTGA
- a CDS encoding LLM class flavin-dependent oxidoreductase: MSASTEYGVFLPIGNGGWMVSTTAPHPEASYAYNKQVALDAEEAGLDFIMTMAKWKGFGGTTDHWGETLESMTMMSALAEVTSRVKIWATMHANIHHPAVAAKMYTTLQQISNGRAGMNIVNGSYPDEFTQMGLWEELSKDDRYRMTEEWLIAVTRLWSEHSVSMESDFFTLDACESRPHPATRPTIINAGTSKQGMDFQARYADGAFLGADTFEEMVDKSAYVHRVAREHGRECKTYSMMTVVLADTDEAAQAKVAEYGEGVDREALLNMSLAWGVPLDRARAWADDATGEEAFQVQYVAGSAETVATEILRLVDLADLDGLMLIFPDYLTDLPAFGRTVLPLLRAADTATGPTTHEDLTHA, translated from the coding sequence ATGTCGGCGTCCACGGAGTACGGCGTCTTCCTGCCCATCGGCAACGGCGGCTGGATGGTCTCGACCACCGCACCGCACCCCGAGGCCAGCTACGCCTACAACAAGCAGGTCGCCCTCGACGCCGAGGAGGCCGGGCTCGACTTCATCATGACGATGGCCAAGTGGAAGGGCTTCGGCGGCACGACCGACCACTGGGGCGAGACGCTCGAGTCCATGACCATGATGTCGGCGCTTGCCGAGGTCACGTCGCGGGTCAAGATCTGGGCGACGATGCACGCCAACATCCACCACCCCGCCGTCGCGGCGAAGATGTACACGACGCTGCAGCAGATCTCGAACGGGCGGGCCGGGATGAACATCGTCAACGGTTCCTACCCCGACGAGTTCACCCAGATGGGCCTGTGGGAGGAGCTGAGCAAGGACGACCGCTACCGGATGACCGAGGAGTGGCTCATCGCGGTCACCCGACTGTGGTCCGAGCACTCGGTGTCGATGGAGTCTGACTTCTTCACCCTGGACGCGTGCGAGTCGCGACCCCATCCCGCGACGCGGCCGACGATCATCAACGCCGGCACGTCGAAGCAGGGGATGGACTTCCAGGCCAGGTATGCCGACGGGGCCTTCCTGGGCGCCGACACCTTCGAGGAGATGGTGGACAAGTCGGCCTACGTCCACCGCGTGGCCAGGGAGCACGGCCGCGAGTGCAAGACGTACTCGATGATGACGGTCGTCCTGGCCGACACGGACGAGGCCGCACAGGCCAAGGTCGCCGAGTACGGCGAGGGAGTCGACCGCGAGGCGCTGCTGAACATGAGCCTGGCCTGGGGTGTGCCCCTGGACCGGGCGCGTGCCTGGGCCGACGACGCCACCGGCGAGGAGGCCTTCCAGGTGCAGTACGTCGCCGGGTCGGCCGAGACGGTCGCGACCGAGATCCTGCGACTCGTCGACCTTGCCGACCTGGACGGCTTGATGCTCATCTTCCCGGACTACCTGACCGACCTGCCGGCGTTCGGCCGGACCGTCCTGCCGCTGCTGCGCGCAGCCGACACCGCCACCGGCCCCACCACCCACGAGGACCTGACCCATGCCTGA
- a CDS encoding cysteine hydrolase family protein: MPETSAFRSVAESLDALDRSRFESLRGLTGALLVVDVQHDFAAPEAIGHMCETPQDLQNVQDAVGQIHRLVDGARAAGVPVVWIQLETSHTSWTVNNWLRNGSRDIPLGEHNPCIKGTSGAQWYGGLAPADGELVVSKDSYSGFIGTTLKADLDQAGIDWVIVTGLTTECCVHSTANDAMQHDFPVIVPSDACASYGTDFHDAALKSLALNSSMVTTTDVVLSHLATSEQQVSA; this comes from the coding sequence ATGCCTGAGACATCCGCCTTCCGCAGCGTCGCCGAGTCGCTCGACGCGCTCGACCGCAGCCGCTTCGAGTCCCTGCGAGGCCTGACCGGCGCCCTCCTGGTCGTCGACGTGCAGCACGACTTCGCGGCGCCCGAGGCCATCGGCCACATGTGCGAGACCCCGCAGGACCTGCAGAACGTGCAGGATGCCGTCGGGCAGATCCACCGCCTCGTCGACGGCGCCCGCGCCGCCGGCGTCCCGGTCGTGTGGATCCAGCTGGAGACCTCGCACACCAGCTGGACGGTCAACAACTGGCTGCGCAACGGTTCGCGCGACATCCCCCTCGGCGAGCACAATCCCTGCATCAAGGGGACGTCCGGAGCGCAGTGGTACGGCGGCCTGGCCCCCGCCGACGGTGAGCTCGTGGTGTCCAAGGACTCCTACTCCGGGTTCATCGGCACGACCCTGAAGGCTGACCTCGACCAGGCCGGCATCGACTGGGTCATCGTCACCGGCCTCACGACCGAGTGCTGCGTCCACTCCACGGCCAATGACGCGATGCAGCACGACTTCCCGGTCATCGTCCCGTCGGACGCCTGCGCGTCCTACGGCACCGACTTCCACGACGCGGCACTCAAGTCGCTCGCGCTGAACTCGTCCATGGTCACCACGACCGACGTCGTCCTGTCGCACCTCGCCACGTCCGAGCAGCAGGTCTCGGCATGA
- a CDS encoding NtaA/DmoA family FMN-dependent monooxygenase (This protein belongs to a clade of FMN-dependent monooxygenases, within a broader family of flavin-dependent oxidoreductases, the luciferase-like monooxygenase (LMM) family, some of whose members use coenzyme F420 rather than FMN.), which produces MTGMHLALDLSFSHTEGRWAIPGSFVGRDFPDVRAYMELAQMADRGGVDLLFFGDGSGIPSTWQGSRDGAVEWGVQWPRHDMSPVIAAMSTVTERVGFGLTYSSTFMHPFYVARLLNSLDHVTSGRIAFNVVASTRLADAQNYGYDQLLEHELRYERMEEFIGVCKALWRSVEPDAILRDRETRRFADPTKVHPIDHHGRFFDVAGPLASVPSPQIEPVLVQAGASPRGIQASASFADLVFGFGTSLAGMQRHRSLLDEQLTAQGRDAQAVGILWDLQAVIGATEEEAQNRKQTILDAWTPEMVAVSLSHNSGYDFSTLPDKFRLGDLRESIIAAQASPAGLVGTLVQELGEDHLITNEDFFSHGWAAATGVDHMLVGSATAIADELEETFAATGSRGGFMISSPSAFPSGFAAVVELLIPELERRGAMAERAPGPQTLRQTLCA; this is translated from the coding sequence ATGACGGGCATGCACCTGGCACTGGACCTGTCGTTCTCGCACACCGAGGGACGCTGGGCCATCCCGGGATCGTTCGTGGGCCGGGATTTCCCCGACGTGCGCGCCTACATGGAGCTGGCCCAGATGGCCGATCGCGGGGGCGTCGACCTGCTGTTCTTCGGCGACGGGTCGGGCATCCCCAGCACCTGGCAGGGCAGCCGCGACGGTGCCGTGGAGTGGGGAGTCCAGTGGCCCCGGCACGACATGAGCCCGGTCATCGCAGCGATGTCGACCGTGACGGAGCGGGTCGGCTTCGGCCTGACCTACTCCTCGACGTTCATGCACCCGTTCTACGTGGCCCGACTGCTCAACAGCCTCGACCACGTGACGAGCGGGCGCATCGCCTTCAACGTGGTGGCCTCGACCCGCTTGGCGGACGCCCAGAACTACGGCTACGACCAGCTGCTGGAGCACGAGCTGCGCTATGAGCGCATGGAGGAGTTCATCGGGGTCTGCAAGGCGCTGTGGCGGTCCGTCGAGCCCGATGCGATCCTCCGCGACCGGGAGACCCGTCGGTTCGCCGATCCCACCAAGGTGCACCCGATCGACCACCACGGACGCTTCTTCGACGTCGCCGGCCCCCTGGCATCGGTGCCGAGCCCGCAGATCGAGCCGGTGCTGGTGCAGGCCGGGGCGAGCCCCCGCGGCATCCAGGCGTCCGCGAGCTTCGCCGACCTGGTGTTCGGCTTCGGCACGTCGCTGGCCGGCATGCAGCGGCACCGCTCCCTCCTGGACGAGCAGCTCACGGCGCAGGGCCGCGACGCACAGGCTGTCGGCATCCTGTGGGACCTGCAGGCCGTGATCGGTGCGACCGAGGAGGAGGCGCAGAACCGCAAGCAGACCATCCTGGACGCCTGGACGCCCGAGATGGTGGCGGTCTCGCTGTCCCACAACTCCGGATACGACTTCTCGACCCTGCCGGACAAGTTCCGGCTCGGCGATCTGCGCGAGAGCATCATCGCGGCCCAGGCGAGCCCGGCCGGTCTCGTGGGCACCCTGGTGCAGGAGCTCGGGGAGGACCACCTCATCACCAACGAGGACTTCTTCTCCCACGGCTGGGCAGCGGCCACCGGGGTCGACCACATGCTGGTCGGCTCCGCCACGGCGATCGCCGACGAGCTCGAGGAGACGTTCGCGGCCACCGGGTCACGGGGCGGCTTCATGATCTCCAGTCCGTCGGCGTTCCCGTCCGGTTTCGCCGCGGTGGTCGAGCTGCTGATCCCCGAGCTGGAGCGTCGCGGGGCCATGGCCGAGCGCGCACCGGGTCCGCAGACGCTGCGGCAGACGCTGTGCGCCTGA
- a CDS encoding MFS transporter produces MRLRSTPGLREQTLLLCLMIAAAQMTWGSIVPVLPLYLERYGLAVGALGPILAAFAVGRALVNTPAGLALRWLQPRRYLWAVAACLVVVTALTGLATTTTSIMAMRFIAGVFGGAVVTIAFSVLVTAAPADRRGATVAMSMMAMTGAVAAGALLGAVVVELFGLRASFVAAAGPLVIVLVWEALRPAARFWDAYRPPAPQPHVQASGSAPPEPPESAGPVGSRRQLLGALCGVSFATFFVRFAGEQGLVPVMAYDGADMRPLTLSAAIAVGTVASLALAPVLGRVVDRGVRRPVLVLSGVAAAAGVAALPLLAEAWLFSLALVVYFAATTSLNVVPSVIAGERWGPAESGAVIGLTRTVGDIGAAAGPLVIFWVVEQTSWLAACLLMAGLLVGTVLHLARVAPRDVVREVREHAEPRDH; encoded by the coding sequence GTGCGCCTGAGGTCCACGCCCGGCCTGCGCGAGCAGACCCTGCTCCTGTGCCTGATGATCGCCGCGGCCCAGATGACGTGGGGGTCGATCGTCCCGGTGCTGCCGTTGTACCTCGAGCGGTACGGCCTGGCGGTGGGGGCGCTGGGGCCGATCCTTGCGGCGTTCGCGGTCGGCCGGGCGCTGGTGAACACGCCGGCGGGGCTCGCCCTGCGCTGGCTGCAGCCTCGGCGCTACCTGTGGGCGGTCGCGGCGTGCCTCGTGGTGGTGACAGCGCTGACCGGCTTGGCGACCACCACGACGTCGATCATGGCGATGCGCTTCATCGCCGGCGTCTTCGGGGGAGCGGTGGTGACGATCGCCTTCTCGGTGCTCGTCACCGCCGCGCCCGCCGACCGACGCGGCGCCACGGTGGCGATGTCGATGATGGCGATGACCGGAGCCGTGGCGGCGGGCGCACTGCTCGGGGCCGTCGTGGTCGAGCTGTTCGGCCTCCGCGCGTCGTTCGTCGCGGCGGCGGGGCCGCTCGTGATCGTCCTCGTCTGGGAGGCACTGCGACCGGCCGCCCGGTTCTGGGACGCGTACCGGCCGCCGGCTCCCCAACCGCACGTGCAGGCGAGCGGCTCGGCACCGCCCGAGCCGCCCGAGTCGGCCGGTCCGGTCGGATCGAGACGACAGCTGCTCGGCGCGTTGTGCGGCGTCTCGTTCGCGACCTTCTTCGTTCGGTTCGCCGGCGAGCAGGGCCTCGTACCGGTCATGGCCTATGACGGCGCCGACATGCGCCCCCTCACCTTGTCGGCCGCCATCGCCGTCGGCACGGTCGCAAGCCTGGCGCTGGCACCCGTGCTGGGCCGGGTCGTCGATCGTGGGGTGCGTCGCCCGGTGCTGGTGCTGTCGGGTGTCGCCGCTGCCGCGGGCGTCGCGGCACTGCCGCTGCTGGCCGAGGCATGGCTCTTCTCCCTCGCGCTGGTCGTGTACTTCGCCGCCACGACTTCGCTGAACGTCGTGCCCAGCGTCATCGCGGGGGAGCGCTGGGGACCGGCTGAGTCGGGGGCGGTCATCGGCCTCACCCGCACCGTCGGCGACATCGGGGCCGCAGCCGGACCGCTGGTGATCTTCTGGGTCGTCGAGCAGACGTCCTGGCTGGCGGCGTGCCTGCTCATGGCCGGGCTGCTGGTCGGCACGGTGCTCCACCTGGCCCGTGTGGCCCCGCGAGACGTCGTCCGAGAGGTGCGTGAGCATGCCGAACCCCGCGATCACTAA
- a CDS encoding LLM class flavin-dependent oxidoreductase — MTMSTPTNASTPTKEYGVFLPIGDGGWIMSTTSPRPLADYEYNKRAALHAEDMGLDFIMTMAKWRGFGGDSDYWGNTLESMTLMSGLAEATERVKVWATMHANIHHPAVAAKMYTTLQQISGGRAGMNIVNGAYPGEFTQMGLWDHDRTQEDKYRLTSEWCEAVTRLWSEDTVSMESDFFTLDECESRPHPATRPAIISAGNSSQARAFQAEWCDGAFMAANDLETMKAQSDDVKARSAALGRECRTYAMLTVVQGDTDAEAEALVAEYGRGIDRPAIALMRQSWGIPAEHALNWANGAGAEGAFQTAYVAGAADTIVDHIRHVVGETGLDGLMLIFPEFDRDMVLFGETVLPELRRLDALDAMDAAVAS, encoded by the coding sequence ATGACCATGAGCACCCCGACCAACGCCAGCACCCCGACCAAGGAGTACGGCGTCTTCCTGCCGATCGGCGACGGCGGATGGATCATGTCCACGACCTCACCGCGCCCGCTGGCCGACTACGAGTACAACAAGAGGGCGGCCCTCCACGCCGAGGACATGGGCCTGGACTTCATCATGACGATGGCCAAGTGGCGCGGCTTCGGCGGCGACTCGGACTACTGGGGCAACACGTTGGAGTCCATGACGCTGATGTCGGGCCTCGCCGAGGCCACCGAGCGGGTCAAGGTGTGGGCGACGATGCACGCGAACATCCATCACCCCGCTGTCGCCGCCAAGATGTACACGACGCTCCAGCAGATCTCCGGCGGTCGCGCCGGCATGAACATCGTCAACGGTGCCTATCCCGGCGAGTTCACCCAGATGGGGCTGTGGGACCACGACCGCACGCAGGAGGACAAGTACCGTCTGACGTCCGAGTGGTGCGAGGCCGTCACTCGGCTGTGGAGCGAGGACACCGTCAGCATGGAGTCGGACTTCTTCACCCTCGACGAGTGCGAGTCGCGACCCCATCCCGCGACGCGTCCCGCGATCATCTCGGCCGGCAACTCGTCCCAGGCCCGCGCCTTCCAGGCCGAGTGGTGCGACGGTGCGTTCATGGCTGCGAACGACCTGGAGACGATGAAGGCGCAGTCGGACGACGTCAAGGCCCGCTCCGCCGCCCTGGGACGTGAGTGCCGCACGTACGCGATGCTCACCGTCGTGCAGGGCGACACCGACGCAGAGGCCGAGGCGCTCGTGGCCGAGTACGGTCGCGGCATCGACCGTCCGGCGATCGCCCTGATGCGGCAGTCGTGGGGCATCCCCGCGGAGCATGCGCTGAACTGGGCCAACGGGGCCGGTGCCGAGGGCGCCTTCCAGACTGCGTACGTCGCCGGCGCGGCGGACACGATCGTCGATCACATCCGGCACGTGGTCGGCGAGACCGGTCTGGACGGGCTGATGCTGATCTTCCCCGAGTTCGACCGTGACATGGTGCTGTTCGGTGAGACCGTGCTGCCCGAGCTCCGGCGGCTCGACGCCCTCGACGCGATGGACGCGGCCGTGGCGAGCTGA